In Bradyrhizobium sp. 200, the sequence AAACTCTGGTGTATCGGCGTCAACTACAAAGACCGCAACGCCGAGTACAAGGACAATTCGGACCTGCCGAAATATCCGAGCCTGTTTGTCCGCAACCCGTCCTCCGTCGTCGGCTCCGGCCAGCCGATCGAAAAGCCTGATATCTCCGAACAGCTCGACTATGAGGGCGAGCTCGTGATCGTGATCGGCAAGGAAGGACGGCATATCCCCCGCGAGCGCGCCTGGGATCACATCTTCGGGATGACGCTGTGCAACGAGGGTAGCGTTCGCGACTGGCTGCACCACGGCAAGTTCAACGTCACCCAGGGCAAGAATTTCGATCGCTCAGGCAGCATCGGGCCGTGGATCGTGACGTCGGACGAATGCGATCCGCGCGGGCCGCACGACATCGTCACCCGCGTCAATGGCGAGATGCGCCAGAGCGATTCCACCGAGCGGCTGATGTTCCCGTTCGATTTCCTGATCGCCTACCTCTCCACCTTCGCCACGCTGAAACCCGGCGACATGATCGCGACCGGCACCCCGACCGGAGCAGGCGCCCGGTTCACCCCACCGCGCTGGCTCAAGGTCGGCGACGTCGTCGAGGTGGAATCCAAGAACATTGGCATCCTTCGTAACGTCGTGGCGGAGGAGCGGTAGCCGATGCTCGATCAACAAACCGTCGAACGGCTGGCGCAGCGCCTGGATGACGCCGAACGCAGCAAGTCGCTTATATCGGCGTTCACGCGCGAATATCCTGATCTCACCATCGAGGACGCCTACGCCATTCAGCGCGCCTGGACGAAACTGCAGCTCTCCCGCGGCCGCATCGTCAAGGGGCACAAGATCGGCCTGACATCGAAAGCGATGCAGAATGCCGTCGGCATTTCCGAGCCGGATTACGGCGTGCTGTTCGCTGACATGTTCTATTCCGACGCATCGCCGATCCCGTTCGACCGCTTCCACGCGCCGCGCATCGAGGTTGAATTGGCATTCGTGTTGAAGACTCCCTTGAAAGGGCCCGATTGCACGCTGTTCGATGTTCTCAATGCCACCGACTACGTCACACCGGCGCTCGAAATCCTGGAGACGCGGATGCACCGCGTCGATCCCGAGACCAAGGCGCCGCGCAAGGTGATGGACACGATTTCCGACAATGCCGCGAATGCGGCGCTGGTCGTCGGCGGCCGGCCTGTCCGTCCGCTCGATTTCGACCTGCGCTGGATCGGCGCGCTGTTGTTTCGCAACGGCCAGATCGAGGAGACCGGCATCGCCGCCGGCGTCCTCAACCATCCCGCCAATGGCGTGGCCTGGCTCGCCGACCGGCTGGCCGCCCAGGGCGAGTATCTCGAAGCCGGCGAAGTGGTGCTGGCGGGATCGTTTACACGACCGGTCGACATCATCAGGGGCGATACGTTTCATGCCGATTACGGCCAGTTCGGATCGGTGTCCTGCCAGTTCGTCTGAACAAAAAAGCGTCCCAGGGAGAGAAGCGATGACAAGGCGCAAGAGCATTCATATCGGCGAGTTCAAGCACGCCAATCCCATTCCCAATGCCTGCCGCATCGGCAATCTCCTGATGTCCGGCGTCATCCTCGGCCGCGACGGCGCGACCGGCAAGATGCCGGAAAAGATCGAAGACCAGTGCGCCAACATGTTCGGCCACATGAAGGCCATCGTGGAAGCCGGCGGTGGAACGACCGACGACATCATCAAGATGACGGTGTGGCTGCAGGACCGCACGCAGCGCGCGCCGGTCAATACCGAATGGCTGAAGATGTTTCCCGACGAGCATTCGCGCCCTGCCCGTCACGCGCTGCAGATGGACATGGAGAACGGCGCGCTCGTGCAATGCGATTTCACCGCCGTGATCGGCTGACCGCGACCAGACAAGGAACCCGACATGCCGACCTATCTCCCCTTCGATCCGAACCCGCGCCGCCCCTCAAAGCTGCCGCCGCCGAAGAGCATCGACAGCCAGTTTCACGTGCTGGGTCCGCTGGACAAATATCCGGTGCGCCCGGGTGCCGCGTATCAGATGCCGACCGCGACCTGGGAGGCCGCGCTGCGCGTCCACAAGGCGCTCGGCATCGAGCGCGGCATCATCGTGCAGACCACGACCTATGGCGCCGATCATTCCGTGGTGCTCGATGGCCTCGCCGCGATGGGACCGAACTATCGCGGCTGCGCCAACGCGCTGGTGTTTGCCGAAGCCGATGACGCCTATCTCGCCAAACTTCACGACGCCGGCGTGCGCGGCGCCCGCTTCAGCTTCCGGCAGGAACTGGGCGCGGTGCTCTCGGACAAGGATTTTGCCCGCGCCATCGCGCGAATTCGCGAACTCGGCTGGTACGCAAAAATCCAGCCGGAGAAGGACGGCATCGTCTCCAGCGTCGCCAAGTACGAAAACCTCGACGTATCAGTGCTGATCGACCACATGGCCCGCCCTGACCCGACGCGCGG encodes:
- a CDS encoding fumarylacetoacetate hydrolase family protein, which codes for MHLLSYLANGEPRFGAAVDGGVVDLTERLGPKCPDLRTLIAKDGLEVARQMVAGLKPSHALDDLVLLPPIPNPEKLWCIGVNYKDRNAEYKDNSDLPKYPSLFVRNPSSVVGSGQPIEKPDISEQLDYEGELVIVIGKEGRHIPRERAWDHIFGMTLCNEGSVRDWLHHGKFNVTQGKNFDRSGSIGPWIVTSDECDPRGPHDIVTRVNGEMRQSDSTERLMFPFDFLIAYLSTFATLKPGDMIATGTPTGAGARFTPPRWLKVGDVVEVESKNIGILRNVVAEER
- the hpaH gene encoding 2-oxo-hept-4-ene-1,7-dioate hydratase, translating into MLDQQTVERLAQRLDDAERSKSLISAFTREYPDLTIEDAYAIQRAWTKLQLSRGRIVKGHKIGLTSKAMQNAVGISEPDYGVLFADMFYSDASPIPFDRFHAPRIEVELAFVLKTPLKGPDCTLFDVLNATDYVTPALEILETRMHRVDPETKAPRKVMDTISDNAANAALVVGGRPVRPLDFDLRWIGALLFRNGQIEETGIAAGVLNHPANGVAWLADRLAAQGEYLEAGEVVLAGSFTRPVDIIRGDTFHADYGQFGSVSCQFV
- a CDS encoding RidA family protein yields the protein MTRRKSIHIGEFKHANPIPNACRIGNLLMSGVILGRDGATGKMPEKIEDQCANMFGHMKAIVEAGGGTTDDIIKMTVWLQDRTQRAPVNTEWLKMFPDEHSRPARHALQMDMENGALVQCDFTAVIG
- a CDS encoding amidohydrolase family protein: MPTYLPFDPNPRRPSKLPPPKSIDSQFHVLGPLDKYPVRPGAAYQMPTATWEAALRVHKALGIERGIIVQTTTYGADHSVVLDGLAAMGPNYRGCANALVFAEADDAYLAKLHDAGVRGARFSFRQELGAVLSDKDFARAIARIRELGWYAKIQPEKDGIVSSVAKYENLDVSVLIDHMARPDPTRGKQDPNLQKMLELLSKGNFWVMLSLGEKTSKKGPPWDDVIPIARTYIDAAPDRCVWASDWPHPVSVVQPPNDADLLELLYRYAPDETELRKILVTNPAKLFGYED